The window TACTCACCGGCCTGCCATTCATGAGATAAATATTGGTGGTAAATTGCATTATCGAGGTGTATTAGGTGCGTGGCACCACGAAGGTTCAGCCTTTGTGATTAACGAGCAAGGCATTGAACTAACTTTCTTTCCCTTTGAGTAATTTTGCCTGACTAACCATTTTCAATATCTCCCACAACTGTTTGCTTATTTATTAATCACGCAAACGTTTTCCTTGCTGCTTTACCATGATATGATCAAGACAATTCAATTTCCCACCTCAGGGTGATGTTTTTTTTCAATACAGGAAAGCACCAAATGACTGCCCAAGTTCCTGCTCAATCTGCGGCAAAAATCGCCATTGTTATGGGTTCGAAAAGTGATTGGACGACCATGCAGCACGCAGCTGATGTATTAACAGAACTCCAAATCCCTTTTCATGTCGAAATCGTCTCTGCGCACCGAACACCAGATAAACTATTTTCTTTTGCTGAAACCGCCAAAGAGAACGGATTTGATGTGATTATCGCGGGCGCGGGTGGTGCCGCACATCTACCAGGAATGATTGCCGCTAAAACATTAGTCCCTGTTTTTGGTGTTCCGGTACAAAGCACTGCATTGAGTGGTGTTGATAGCTTATATTCTATCGTGCAAATGCCTAAAGGCATTCCTGTTGGTACGCTAGCCATCGGTAAAGCAGGCTCAGCAAACGCAGCGCTGTTAGCCGCGCAAGTATTAGCGATAAGTGATACTGCTATTTTCAATCGCCTCATTGCATGGCGAGAAGCACAAACCAATGATGTGTTAAACAACCCAGACCCGAGGAACGCCTAATGAAACCCGTTTGCGTGCTTGGTAATGGCCAATTAGGCCGTATGCTACGCCAAGCTGGCGAGCCATTAGGCATTGCCGTTTTTCCTGTTGGTCTTGATGCAGAGCCCGAAGCGGTTCCTTATCAACAAAGCGTCATCACCGCGGAAATTGAA is drawn from Providencia huaxiensis and contains these coding sequences:
- the purE gene encoding 5-(carboxyamino)imidazole ribonucleotide mutase, giving the protein MTAQVPAQSAAKIAIVMGSKSDWTTMQHAADVLTELQIPFHVEIVSAHRTPDKLFSFAETAKENGFDVIIAGAGGAAHLPGMIAAKTLVPVFGVPVQSTALSGVDSLYSIVQMPKGIPVGTLAIGKAGSANAALLAAQVLAISDTAIFNRLIAWREAQTNDVLNNPDPRNA